The sequence below is a genomic window from Gemmatimonadota bacterium.
CAATCGTACCTCGTTGCGTACATTACGGGTTCGCAATATAGAACGTAATCCAAATCGCAAGCAAGCGGAAATAATCGCCACACCTATTGTACAAGGAGAATATATGATTACTCGACTGACGATTCTCGCGTTATTGTTGACCCTGCCCGCCTCAAAAGCCATGGCGGAAACCAATCCCCCAGCCGAAGGATTCAACCAGTCAGAATCAGATGCAAAAGCAATAGAAATTGCCGATGCAGTCATGGAAAAAATGGGCGGATGGGAAAATTGGAATCAGACCCGATACATCACATGGCGTTTCTTTGGACGGCGCATGCACGTATGGGACAAATGGACGGGCGACCTGCGGCATGAAGACGGGGACATGCTCATCTTGACGAACATAAACACCAAAAAAGGCCGCGTCTGGTTCGGAGGAACAGAGCAAACAAACCCCGACTCAGTAAAAAAATACATGAATCAGGGTTACAGGCGGTGGATCAACGACTCTTACTGGCTCGTCATGCCCTATAAATTGAAAGACACGGGCGTCACCTTAAAATACAGCGGCGAAGACAAAACCCTGAACGACCGACCCGCGCACAAATTGACCCTCACCTTTCAAGACACCGGCGTCACGCCGCAAAACAAATACGACGTATGGATAGATAAAGAACACAACCTGGTCACAGAATGGGCATTTTATCGCAACGCATCGAACGCAGAACCGCGATTCCGCAGCCCGTGGACAAACTGGACAAAACACGGCAACATCCTGCTCTCCGACGGACGCGGATCAACGCGCAGAGGCGAACGCAAGCATACGGATATTGCCGTCTTTGATACATTACCCGCCTCGGTATTCGAAAGCCCCGACCCCGTAGATATGATGGCCCTCAAAGGATCTATGTAAATCTATCCCGCGAGAATACCCTTGAGCGAATCAAAACCGCCTTGAAAAACGCCATTGCCGATAAAATCGACCAGTTCCTCTTCTTCATCTGCTGGACAGCCAAATTCTGCAGTCCACTGAATATACGTTCGATTGCCATCCGTAACAGGCGTCAAACTCAGCGTTGCCACATAGTCTTCAACCGACATAGGCGACTCGAGAATAGAATACGTACACGTAAAAGTAACATCGCTCAACGTCAGCAATTGTTCGCGAATATTCCCGCCATCATGCAAATTAAAATTGCGAATACAGCCCACGCTATCGCTGGATTCACCACCTTCAATATGGCTATCTGCAATCGCGGGATGCCATTCGGGCAACGCATTAAAATCGCGAATCTTTTCCCACACAGCATCTACTGAAGCGTCGAGCACTGAACTGACAAAAACATTAGCCTTGGCCATCTCATCCTCCTCCATTGGTTATTATTATTTAAATAGCAAGCAAGTTCGTAAAATACAGTTTAAGATGCCACCTCTTTCCATTCCAGGCGGACCTTAAGTCCATTCAATTCCCTCCAGGGAAGATGGCCTTCATGTTGAAGCCTCCCGACGACGATACCCGGGGCAATACCCTGTTCGTCAGCGAATGCACAAACCACTTCCTCTTCGCACGGACAACTTGCAACAAACCGCTCCCACTCCCGCTTCGGCACCAGCCTATTTGTCGCCCATTCATTCGCTTCGGCTTCAAGGTCCGCAATCTCACCCTGTTTCATGCCATCAATAAATACGCTTTTCTTACTGTGGAGAAGCACATGCGCGGCCTCGTGGAACAAGCTGAACCACAAATGGTCGTCTGTCTTGTAGCGTGCGCTCAACTGGATTATAGCCTTCCGAGGGGAAAGCCACCACGCTGCACCACTAAGGGCTGTTTTCGGTAACGGCTTGATTAGAGCCAGCGCAACGCCAGCTTGATTGCAGAGTTGTTGTGCAGCGGGTAGCCCTTTTTCTATTGACACTTGCGTCAGCCCGCGAATCTCTTGTAACGCCTGCTTAAAACGCATCTCATTGTAGTCGGCGCAATCCTGTTGTTCTGCATCAAGCTCTCCGAGCCGGAGCCACGTTGCCAGCGCAATCTCATCGCTCTTAAAACTCGGCGAATGTCGATATGCTACATTCGCCAAACTATACTTCATGTGCCAGGCCTTAATCGAACCAACTCCGAAAAATGAGAGCAACCCAGACACAGACTCCACATCTGACTTTGACTTGCGAAGAACACCCCGTTTCACGAGTTCATTAACCGGAAACTGTTTCAACCACTCTGAAGATTTGGCGGCTTCCTCCGCCTCGGATTCTCGGGCGCATTGAAGACGGTAGGCGGCTTCAATGCCGAGCCATACGTTCGCGTCAACGCCCAGCACTCTTTCAAACTGTAATGCCGTCGCTGGCTCAAGGGAGGCTTTCCCAGAGATGATCTCGCTGATCAGCTTCGGAGAGCGCCCACACCGCCGCGCGAACTCGGCCTGGGATATACCTTGCGCTTCCAAACGCTCCTCCAAAACCCAGCCCGGCGGGACCGCATAGTCTGGAAGATACTCATGAACTGCTGCCATTGCTCGCTCCTTGTTCAGTGGTAGTCGATCACTTCAATGATCGTGATAGCACTCACTTTCTTCGCATCTATTCCTCCATCCTCCTTCCGTGGTATAGGATTGTGATTAGGCTCAAAAATTAGCCGATAGGGATAGACAAGATTAACGGCATATTGCTCGTCGCGATCTCCTCGAAGCTGGTGACACCGATCTGGCGGAGTCGTGGGCACCTGCTCTAATGTCTCGGCGGCCTTTAGCGTAGCGAGGCGGATCATAATCACCTTTGCCATACGAGGGCCATACACCCTTTGGAGTAAGCGAGCAGAGTTAAAAGTTCTCGCGGTCTTACTTGTTCGAAAGGTGATGTCCAATACCCCGACTCCTATTAATCGCTTTTTTCGTTACCTAATAGGTAATATATTATCAGGTTTTATTCAGAGAGGCAAGAATAATCTGGCAGCAGGAGCACCACTATCTGGACGCCAGTGTGAAAAGCCTCTTTGCCAGACCATATTAACCTGCTATATTCCTGAACCTACTATTCCTCGCCTAATCAATAACAGGAGATCAGCATGGAGCTATTAAAAGAATTGTGTGAATGTTCGGGAGTACCTGGGCGCGAAGAGCGGTTGCGCGAAATCGTGCGGCGAGAGTTGGAACCCATCGCAGATGAACTTCGCGTAGATGGAATGGGCAACTTAATCATCAAAAAGAACGCAAGCGCGGGCGAGAACCCCAAAAAACTAATGCTGGCCGCGCACATGGACGAAATAGGCTTTGTCGTATCCCACATCGACAAACAGGGCCTCTTGCGCCTCGTACCTCTGGGTGGACATGACCCTCGCAACATGGTCGCACAGCGCGTCACCGTCGCTGGCACCGAAAAAGACCACACAGGTCTGCTCTACCCCGGAGTAAAACCCCCGCATATCCAGACAGAAGCTGACCGCAACAAAAAACTGGACGTCAGTGACTTTGTCGTAGATCTCTACATGTCAGCCGACGACGTGAAAGAAGAAATCGAAATCGGTGCAATGGTAACACTACAACGCGACTTTGTCGAAATCGGCAACGGCGTAAGTTGCAAAGCCATGGACAATCGGATCGCCGTATATGTCATGATCGAAGCCGTAAAACGGGCCGAATCCTTCGCCTTTGAAACATATCCCGTAGCCACAGTACAGGAAGAAATTGGCCTGCGGGGTGCAACCGCGAGTGCTTTTGGCGTAAATCCAGACGTGGGCGTAGCACTGGACATCACACTGGCGGCCGACATACCGGGCATCCCCGAACACGAACAGGTCACGCGCCTGGGGGATGGCACTGCAATAAAAATTCAGGATTCCAGTTCAATTTCACATCCGGGATTGGTCTCACACATGAAAACCCTCGCAAAAGAGCGCGACATCAAATACCAGATGGAAATACTGCCCCGGGGCGGCACAGACGCAGGCGGAATACAGCGAATTCGAGCCGGAGTGCCCGTAATCACCCTCTCCATCCCCACGCGCTACGTCCATACATCCATCGAACTGGCCGACAAAGACGACATCGACGCCACCATCCAACTACTGGCAGCCTTTCTCGAAGAAGGCCACCGCACGGATTGGGACATGGTATAACGGATCATTGCTCCTCATGAAACAAAAACGAAAGCAACGTAAACCGACGTCCCTGGGTCACGGGCTGGACCTCGTGGAGAAAAGAACTGGAAAACGCGATCGCATCGCCTGCTGGCGGGCGATAGCGGTGGGGACCAAACTCGGGAAAAACGAGATACCCACCTGTATAATCATCATTGAGATTGAGCGTAAGCGCAAAGCGGCGATGGGCAGTTGAAGGACTGAGATTATCGCGATGGGCGCGAAAAAACCCCCCACTCTCCGAGTCATAACACGCTATTTTGAAACCCTCAAAACGCGTCGCCCGGTAGTGGAAAGCGCGTTGCACCTCGGGCATAACCCGGCGCCCCACCGTAGAAGTAAGCAAACGCAAAAGGCGGGCATCGGTAACCTCGTGATCTCGCCGCTTTTTGTTCTCATAATCGATAACATCGCGTCGAATGCCAGATCTGGAGCTTTCAACCCCGGTCTCTATATTCCCCTGTGTCGCCCACACATTGATAAGCGCCTGGCAGATATCTGGAGTCAGAACATTTGGAATGAGCAGAACGGGCGCCTGGACATCGACATCAATCGCCCGATGAGAAGGCAGGCTCTCAAGGGCCTGATAAACCTGACCAAAAGCCTGCGGATCCTCAATCCCCAACAGAACCCGCAGATTGGCATCCAGCGCAAACGCGGCAAAATCTCCCTCGAGACCATAAGCTTTGCCAACCGCGTTTTCACCGTCGATAAATACAGTGACATTGGCCTTCGCGAGTCCCAATGGACCAACAACAAAAACATCTACCTCTTCCGAACGCTCCAAACCTTCCAAAACCTGTTCTTCCCCTGTAAAAATCAAAAGCGTCGGACGACCGCCTGCGCGGGAATAAAAGCGCGTTTGAGAACCGTCCATTATCGGAAGAACAAAGTCGGGAGCGCGTTCGCCCCGGTTCAGGATACCCATAGTGAGCCTCTTAGCGTTTAACATGAACCACCATTTACCCTGCTTCTGCCTATCTCTTCTCTTCCTCGGATGCCTCGCCCCCGACCCGGGACAGAACACGCCCACCCAATCCTCATCCAGCGCTCAAAAACACATACCTCAAACCCGTGCCCCCCTCAAAATCGACCCTGCCATACTTAAGAACCGCACCTTTAGCGAAGCCCCCATGTTCTCACAACAGGTCAAACAGGGCAAACTCCCACCCGTCTCTGAAAGACTACCCGAAAATCCTCTCGTCATCGTGCCCATCGAAGAAATCGGCACCTATGGCGGCACATTGAGACGCGCCCTCACCGGCGACATCGTGCAAACCCCGGGACCCAACAAAACCCTCAACGAAAACCTGATGGGCTACGAACGCCCCTTTCCAAACAGCATCCAATACAACCTATCTGAGCACTTTACTTATGAGGACAGCGGCAAAGTCGCAATTTTCAAAATTCGCAAAGGCGTCAAATGGTCCGACGGCCACCCATTCACCGTTGACGACATCCTCTTCTGGTATTACGACATGACCTTTGACGACAACGCCCGTCAAAACCCCTTTCCACCAGCCGGATGGATGGTAGATGGCAAACCCATGCGGTTCAAAAAAATCGACACACACACCCTCGAAATCTCCTCACCCAAACCCCTGGGTCGCGTACTCCACGAACTGAGCCGCGCTCTAATCGCCGCGCCAAAACACGTCCTATCGCCCCTGCACCCCAAATA
It includes:
- a CDS encoding M42 family metallopeptidase, translating into MELLKELCECSGVPGREERLREIVRRELEPIADELRVDGMGNLIIKKNASAGENPKKLMLAAHMDEIGFVVSHIDKQGLLRLVPLGGHDPRNMVAQRVTVAGTEKDHTGLLYPGVKPPHIQTEADRNKKLDVSDFVVDLYMSADDVKEEIEIGAMVTLQRDFVEIGNGVSCKAMDNRIAVYVMIEAVKRAESFAFETYPVATVQEEIGLRGATASAFGVNPDVGVALDITLAADIPGIPEHEQVTRLGDGTAIKIQDSSSISHPGLVSHMKTLAKERDIKYQMEILPRGGTDAGGIQRIRAGVPVITLSIPTRYVHTSIELADKDDIDATIQLLAAFLEEGHRTDWDMV
- a CDS encoding HigA family addiction module antidote protein, whose amino-acid sequence is MAAVHEYLPDYAVPPGWVLEERLEAQGISQAEFARRCGRSPKLISEIISGKASLEPATALQFERVLGVDANVWLGIEAAYRLQCARESEAEEAAKSSEWLKQFPVNELVKRGVLRKSKSDVESVSGLLSFFGVGSIKAWHMKYSLANVAYRHSPSFKSDEIALATWLRLGELDAEQQDCADYNEMRFKQALQEIRGLTQVSIEKGLPAAQQLCNQAGVALALIKPLPKTALSGAAWWLSPRKAIIQLSARYKTDDHLWFSLFHEAAHVLLHSKKSVFIDGMKQGEIADLEAEANEWATNRLVPKREWERFVASCPCEEEVVCAFADEQGIAPGIVVGRLQHEGHLPWRELNGLKVRLEWKEVAS
- a CDS encoding 2OG-Fe(II) oxygenase, which produces MLNAKRLTMGILNRGERAPDFVLPIMDGSQTRFYSRAGGRPTLLIFTGEEQVLEGLERSEEVDVFVVGPLGLAKANVTVFIDGENAVGKAYGLEGDFAAFALDANLRVLLGIEDPQAFGQVYQALESLPSHRAIDVDVQAPVLLIPNVLTPDICQALINVWATQGNIETGVESSRSGIRRDVIDYENKKRRDHEVTDARLLRLLTSTVGRRVMPEVQRAFHYRATRFEGFKIACYDSESGGFFRAHRDNLSPSTAHRRFALTLNLNDDYTGGYLVFPEFGPHRYRPPAGDAIAFSSSFLHEVQPVTQGRRFTLLSFLFHEEQ
- a CDS encoding SRPBCC family protein, which gives rise to MAKANVFVSSVLDASVDAVWEKIRDFNALPEWHPAIADSHIEGGESSDSVGCIRNFNLHDGGNIREQLLTLSDVTFTCTYSILESPMSVEDYVATLSLTPVTDGNRTYIQWTAEFGCPADEEEELVDFIGNGVFQGGFDSLKGILAG
- a CDS encoding killer suppression protein, which gives rise to MDITFRTSKTARTFNSARLLQRVYGPRMAKVIMIRLATLKAAETLEQVPTTPPDRCHQLRGDRDEQYAVNLVYPYRLIFEPNHNPIPRKEDGGIDAKKVSAITIIEVIDYH